The DNA region GACACATTGAATCTCCCCGTAGTCGACTCAGTTATGTATTGGTAAACGCTGGTAGGAAATATGGATATCACAATACATACTAAATTTGTTTAACAGGGGGGATACAATGCATATTCTCATTTCCTTATTGCCAGCTATTCTGATAATTGCTTTGTTCGTGATCATACTGACAAAGTATTCCAGGATAGCCAAGAGAACCAACTTGTCATTAGGGCTTCAGGAACGCGCATCTCACGGAGAAGAGCAGATAAATGCTGAAGATTCAGAGGAAGGTCATACAGAGTTAACAAAAGAGGCGGTGGTGGAATGTTATCAAATCAGACCATGGATCAGATATTGGGCCAGAATTCTAGATCTGTTAATCTTCCAAGTGGTATTTACTCTTCCAGCCACTTACTTTCTATTAGACCCTGCTACCATGAATTCTTTAGAATATTCCCCTCTATTTTTCCCAATAAGTATTTTCTCTATGTTCGTTTTTTGCTTTTATCAAGCAGGAATACACAGTTTGTTCGGATCAACATCCGGAAAGGCACTTATGAAAATAAGTCTGGCAAACGCGGATGGAACTCCTATCTCCTTTAGGCAGCTACTAAAAAGGGAGTTTGGTGTTTATACTGCCGGCATGGCTATTGGAGTACCTTATCTTGGTGTTTTCTCAATGCTGTGGTCGATGAAGAAGTTGGCGACGACTGGAAAGACATTTTGGGATGAAGAAGGCAGCTTTGTTGTACGGCATCGTATTATAGGACTGAGGAG from Candidatus Cloacimonadota bacterium includes:
- a CDS encoding RDD family protein; the protein is MHILISLLPAILIIALFVIILTKYSRIAKRTNLSLGLQERASHGEEQINAEDSEEGHTELTKEAVVECYQIRPWIRYWARILDLLIFQVVFTLPATYFLLDPATMNSLEYSPLFFPISIFSMFVFCFYQAGIHSLFGSTSGKALMKISLANADGTPISFRQLLKREFGVYTAGMAIGVPYLGVFSMLWSMKKLATTGKTFWDEEGSFVVRHRIIGLRRIIAYIVIIFAIIIGISVLRVLATNGY